In Prosthecochloris sp. GSB1, the following proteins share a genomic window:
- a CDS encoding ATP-binding protein: MKIAITGKGGVGKTTLASLMARELTRQGRRVLAIDADPNGNLAEALGYDTQRNGRIEPLIEKKALLEERTGTKPGGMGGYFVLNPKVDDLVDRFSVAVNGLRLMVTGDLKEARGGCYCPENALLRSFLRHLMVERDEWVVLDMEAGFEHLTRGTAESVSALIIVVEPGMRAIRTAEKIRLLASQMKIRNVGYVINKVYETPQRERITDVLGSEALWGTMPFDHRAVDADLSGEAPYESCPELIDTVRGIIAKVGNGV; the protein is encoded by the coding sequence ATGAAAATTGCGATTACCGGCAAAGGCGGTGTCGGCAAAACGACGCTCGCCTCGCTCATGGCACGTGAGCTTACACGGCAAGGCAGGCGTGTGCTTGCAATCGACGCCGATCCGAACGGCAATCTCGCCGAGGCCCTGGGCTACGATACGCAGCGAAACGGACGCATCGAGCCGCTGATCGAAAAAAAAGCCTTGCTTGAAGAAAGGACCGGCACAAAGCCCGGCGGCATGGGAGGATACTTCGTTCTCAATCCGAAGGTCGACGATCTCGTGGACCGTTTTTCCGTGGCGGTGAACGGGCTCAGGCTCATGGTGACGGGCGACCTGAAAGAGGCGCGTGGCGGTTGTTATTGTCCCGAGAATGCGCTCCTGCGATCGTTTCTGCGCCACCTCATGGTGGAGCGTGACGAATGGGTGGTGCTCGACATGGAGGCCGGATTCGAGCACCTGACGAGAGGGACCGCCGAATCCGTCAGTGCGCTGATCATCGTGGTCGAGCCCGGAATGCGGGCGATCAGGACGGCGGAGAAGATACGCCTGCTCGCCAGTCAGATGAAGATCCGCAACGTGGGCTACGTCATCAACAAGGTATACGAAACACCGCAGCGCGAGAGGATTACCGATGTGCTCGGCAGTGAGGCTCTCTGGGGAACCATGCCGTTCGACCACAGGGCGGTCGATGCGGACCTTTCCGGCGAGGCTCCCTACGAAAGCTGCCCGGAGCTGATCGATACGGTCAGGGGAATTATTGCGAAAGTCGGGAACGGTGTGTGA
- a CDS encoding ABC transporter substrate-binding protein, protein MKENKSGLSRRTFIRNSALGLGALVGGYPLLQGCSSGDKGSSGADVAGSGKAVKSCYLPITDATPIILAHELGFYKEMGIASERPVLIRGWAPMAEAFMAGRFNLTHLLAPIPVYMKYSKGFPVKVVAWDHINGSAITVGKNSGITSYKDLGGKQIAIPYWYSMHNVIIQMIAREYGIETVIQDKNASLSDRQMNLFVMAPPDMPTAMASGAIDGYIVAEPFNAAGEILAEGRIVRFTGDVWKNHPCCVAVMNEKDLEDQVWSHSVIKALVKAELWALNNAEEAAHILSKDGAQYLPLPEKVVKRAMMKYDTETYGANGGTGAIQHPDWQAQRLSYNPYQFESATRHMVEMMKQTKMEGDTAFLQSLDPGTVQRELMYTAGVEAAAAELGGLAQFAGVDPANPFTREEVIAI, encoded by the coding sequence ATGAAAGAGAACAAGTCAGGTCTTTCGCGAAGGACGTTCATCAGGAACTCCGCGCTCGGACTGGGAGCCCTGGTGGGCGGTTATCCCCTTCTGCAGGGATGCTCCTCGGGGGACAAGGGTTCGTCGGGAGCGGATGTGGCCGGATCCGGCAAGGCCGTCAAGAGCTGCTACCTGCCCATTACGGATGCGACGCCGATCATTCTCGCTCACGAGCTGGGCTTTTACAAGGAGATGGGCATTGCTTCTGAGCGTCCCGTGCTCATAAGAGGCTGGGCCCCGATGGCCGAAGCCTTCATGGCCGGTAGGTTCAACCTGACACACCTGCTGGCACCGATTCCGGTCTACATGAAATACAGCAAGGGGTTTCCCGTTAAAGTGGTTGCCTGGGACCATATCAACGGTTCCGCCATTACGGTCGGGAAAAACAGCGGCATAACATCCTACAAGGATCTGGGCGGCAAGCAGATCGCCATTCCCTACTGGTACTCGATGCACAATGTGATCATTCAGATGATTGCACGCGAGTATGGAATAGAGACCGTGATCCAGGACAAGAACGCCTCTCTTTCCGACAGGCAAATGAACCTTTTCGTGATGGCGCCGCCGGACATGCCGACCGCCATGGCTTCGGGGGCGATCGACGGTTACATCGTCGCCGAGCCGTTCAACGCCGCGGGCGAAATTCTCGCGGAAGGCCGGATCGTGCGTTTTACGGGGGATGTATGGAAGAACCACCCCTGCTGTGTCGCGGTGATGAACGAAAAGGACCTGGAGGACCAGGTATGGTCGCACAGTGTCATCAAGGCGCTGGTCAAGGCTGAACTCTGGGCCCTGAACAATGCCGAGGAGGCGGCCCACATTCTTTCGAAAGACGGGGCGCAGTATCTGCCGCTGCCCGAGAAGGTCGTCAAAAGGGCGATGATGAAATACGATACGGAAACCTACGGCGCGAACGGAGGTACCGGCGCCATCCAGCATCCCGACTGGCAGGCGCAGCGACTTTCCTACAATCCCTACCAGTTCGAGTCGGCTACCCGTCACATGGTCGAGATGATGAAGCAGACGAAGATGGAGGGGGATACCGCGTTCCTGCAGTCTCTCGATCCCGGAACCGTTCAGCGCGAGCTGATGTATACGGCCGGTGTAGAGGCGGCTGCGGCCGAGCTCGGCGGTCTCGCACAGTTTGCGGGTGTGGATCCGGCCAATCCCTTTACGAGGGAAGAAGTCATCGCGATATAG
- a CDS encoding ABC transporter permease — protein MKESKSVQRYEHEERKKQTGNGSAGAFLSDRLFYVLGVVLFLVVWQGASTFKLFGENFSEAFSPLAALLALVEMARNGDIVHHAIPSLRRVLVSLGLAVVVALPVGVLVGYFRRLEQLTYVPFQFMRMISPLAWMPVAIIMFGVGDVSVTFLLWLVAIWPLILNTVHGAGRVSPLWLNMARTMGAGDKGILTKIIIPAAIPDMLTGLRLAVGVSWIILVPAEMLGVPDGLGYFILDTRDRFRYDQLMATIFIIGLIGYLLDSANRWLISRFAWKI, from the coding sequence TTGAAAGAATCAAAAAGCGTACAACGATATGAGCACGAAGAAAGAAAAAAACAGACGGGTAACGGGAGTGCCGGGGCATTTCTTTCAGATCGTCTGTTCTATGTCCTGGGTGTGGTGCTTTTCCTTGTCGTCTGGCAGGGTGCTAGCACATTCAAGCTGTTCGGGGAAAACTTCAGCGAGGCGTTCTCCCCGCTGGCGGCGCTGCTGGCCCTGGTCGAAATGGCCAGGAACGGCGATATCGTCCATCACGCGATTCCGAGCCTGCGACGGGTTCTCGTGAGTCTCGGCCTTGCGGTTGTGGTGGCGCTCCCCGTCGGTGTGCTGGTCGGTTATTTCAGGCGGCTCGAGCAGCTTACCTACGTGCCCTTCCAGTTCATGCGCATGATCTCGCCGCTGGCATGGATGCCGGTCGCCATCATCATGTTCGGCGTCGGCGACGTTTCCGTCACCTTCCTGCTCTGGCTGGTGGCGATCTGGCCGCTCATCCTCAACACGGTGCACGGCGCGGGACGGGTGAGCCCGCTCTGGCTGAACATGGCAAGGACGATGGGCGCCGGAGACAAGGGGATTCTGACCAAGATCATCATCCCGGCGGCAATTCCGGACATGCTGACCGGGCTGCGCCTCGCCGTGGGCGTGAGCTGGATCATTCTCGTACCGGCGGAAATGCTCGGTGTGCCGGACGGGCTCGGATACTTCATTCTCGACACCAGGGACCGGTTCCGTTACGACCAGCTGATGGCGACGATTTTCATCATCGGCCTGATAGGGTATCTGCTGGATTCGGCCAACCGCTGGCTGATCAGCCGGTTCGCGTGGAAAATCTGA
- a CDS encoding ABC transporter ATP-binding protein codes for MTEKINGTGIRGMSPVLITLKGVTKEYLKGGRRIAAVNGCDLDIAENEFLVIVGPTGSGKSTLLKLIAGFEQPDEGEVLLGGEPVKGPGSDRGMIFQEYALLPWRTVLQNVELGLEFQYGKRGEENRELAMKYIDMVGLSYAVGKYPVEMSGGMKRRASLAMILVTKPKILLMDGPFNALDSKTKLTLHTEITRIWEHEHNTIIFVTSELDEAVKLSDRIAVMNREGRISRIFTNDLPRPRFGKAALAPEFHHRFIELREEVMNEVKAGAGKAVCG; via the coding sequence ATGACGGAAAAGATCAATGGAACGGGAATCAGGGGCATGTCCCCGGTGCTGATAACCCTGAAGGGTGTGACGAAGGAATACCTCAAGGGGGGAAGGCGGATAGCCGCCGTGAACGGGTGCGATCTCGACATAGCGGAAAACGAATTCCTGGTCATCGTGGGCCCGACCGGCAGCGGAAAGTCCACCCTGCTGAAGCTCATCGCAGGCTTCGAGCAGCCGGACGAGGGAGAGGTGCTGCTCGGCGGTGAACCGGTGAAGGGGCCGGGTTCCGACCGGGGGATGATCTTCCAGGAGTATGCGCTGCTGCCCTGGAGGACCGTGTTGCAGAATGTCGAACTCGGACTGGAGTTCCAGTACGGGAAGAGAGGGGAGGAAAACAGGGAGCTTGCCATGAAGTACATCGACATGGTGGGCCTGTCCTACGCGGTTGGAAAGTACCCCGTGGAGATGTCCGGCGGCATGAAGCGCAGGGCTTCGCTGGCGATGATCCTCGTGACGAAGCCGAAGATACTGCTGATGGACGGTCCCTTCAACGCGCTCGATTCAAAGACGAAGCTTACCCTGCATACCGAGATCACCAGGATATGGGAGCATGAACACAACACGATCATTTTCGTGACCTCGGAACTCGACGAAGCGGTCAAGCTGAGCGACCGGATCGCGGTCATGAACCGCGAGGGCAGGATTTCGAGGATTTTCACCAACGATCTGCCGAGGCCGAGGTTCGGCAAGGCGGCGCTCGCGCCCGAGTTCCATCACCGGTTCATCGAGCTGCGCGAGGAGGTGATGAACGAAGTGAAAGCGGGAGCGGGCAAGGCGGTTTGCGGGTAA
- a CDS encoding ABC transporter ATP-binding protein, translating into MDGNRHGRRTLLELSGVSKSFRKDGNDVLVLEDVNLSIDEGEFVCILGPTGCGKSVTLQIVAGLIEQTTGSVILDGREEHGPGQHKGMVFQEYALLPWRSVIENVEIGLELKGMAKSERRRVAMEQLATVGLAGTENQTVHEISVGMRQRVAIARALANNPKILLMDEPFEALDALTKEEMQIQILKVWEKTGTTILFVTHDVDEAIFLSDRICVMDINPGRVKEMLVNQLPRPRHECMSRTDKEFNDMRDEIIALYSSLKDEELDLII; encoded by the coding sequence ATGGATGGCAATCGTCACGGTCGACGAACGTTGCTCGAACTGAGCGGGGTTTCCAAGTCTTTCAGGAAAGACGGCAACGATGTTCTCGTCCTGGAGGACGTCAACCTCTCCATCGACGAAGGGGAGTTCGTCTGTATTCTCGGCCCGACGGGCTGCGGCAAGTCGGTGACGCTGCAGATCGTCGCCGGGCTGATCGAACAGACCACCGGCTCGGTGATTCTCGACGGCCGGGAAGAGCATGGCCCCGGTCAGCACAAGGGTATGGTCTTCCAGGAATACGCGCTGCTTCCCTGGAGGAGCGTGATCGAAAACGTGGAGATCGGCCTCGAACTGAAAGGAATGGCAAAGAGCGAGCGCCGCAGGGTGGCCATGGAGCAGCTTGCAACGGTGGGACTTGCCGGAACGGAAAACCAGACGGTGCACGAGATATCCGTGGGCATGCGACAGCGGGTCGCCATCGCCAGGGCGCTGGCCAACAACCCGAAGATCCTGCTCATGGACGAGCCGTTCGAGGCTCTCGACGCGCTGACCAAGGAGGAGATGCAGATCCAGATACTGAAGGTGTGGGAGAAAACCGGGACGACCATTCTCTTCGTGACCCATGACGTCGACGAGGCGATCTTTCTTTCCGACCGCATCTGTGTCATGGACATCAATCCCGGGCGGGTGAAGGAGATGCTCGTCAACCAGCTCCCGAGGCCGCGCCACGAATGCATGAGCAGGACGGACAAGGAGTTCAACGACATGCGCGACGAAATTATCGCGCTGTATTCGTCGCTCAAGGACGAAGAGCTCGATCTCATCATCTAG
- a CDS encoding cytochrome c, producing MMGHIFFRAGILLAMLPLMHSCDQSGETTEPAERGARQTAAGAAFEPDELQGLKLYLGYCFVCHGQKGDGRGPYAAKLSAPPADFTDSTYFKGMSDDELYDFISKGGLAHGKSMHMKPFGFQMTPEQIRSAVAYIRVLNRHDRIDVTESSGYSGEEIYSNSCVMCHGETGEGDGRVAKMLNLDIRPLTPETIDSYSSAKLFNVVEDGFPDDTTGVKSYMPAWGGTLTEQEIIDVIAYIRTLGK from the coding sequence ATGATGGGACATATTTTTTTCAGGGCGGGCATCCTGCTCGCCATGCTTCCCCTGATGCACTCGTGCGACCAGTCCGGTGAAACGACCGAACCCGCGGAGAGGGGCGCACGGCAAACAGCCGCCGGGGCGGCCTTCGAACCGGACGAATTGCAGGGGTTGAAGCTCTACCTGGGTTACTGCTTCGTCTGTCACGGCCAGAAAGGCGACGGCCGGGGGCCCTACGCGGCGAAGCTTTCCGCACCGCCCGCGGACTTCACCGACAGCACCTATTTCAAGGGCATGTCCGACGACGAACTCTACGATTTCATCAGCAAGGGAGGGCTGGCGCACGGCAAGTCCATGCACATGAAGCCCTTCGGATTCCAGATGACGCCCGAACAGATCCGCAGCGCAGTCGCCTACATCAGGGTGCTCAACCGCCACGACCGGATCGACGTGACCGAAAGCAGCGGCTACAGCGGCGAGGAGATCTACAGCAATTCGTGCGTCATGTGCCATGGCGAAACGGGCGAGGGAGACGGCCGGGTCGCGAAAATGCTCAACCTCGATATCCGCCCGCTTACGCCTGAAACGATCGACAGCTACAGTTCCGCGAAACTCTTCAACGTCGTCGAGGACGGGTTTCCGGACGATACCACCGGCGTGAAAAGCTACATGCCGGCCTGGGGAGGGACGCTGACCGAGCAGGAGATCATCGACGTGATCGCCTATATCAGGACGCTGGGAAAGTAG
- a CDS encoding carbon monoxide dehydrogenase, which produces MSEKKKYSYEDELTGSRNAPEYRPGMPLNERIRLVHRLNYSKEEMIRHTANRAVAEMVEHMGKHDMCSTFDRFAQQHPQCGYGLTGACCAFCSYGPCRVTDKVPLTVCGKDVHLVVAGNALRRLAAGLSAHGAHAREVFISLKAAASGSAPIPLKCPEKGYAVAKLLGIATDGKSIETICEEVADRFIDDLQRALPEERHRTLEALAPKERVDRWKELDIIPISAYHECFEANNLTSHATDSDFESHMQAFMRTVLAYAITTVISTSLATDIVYGIPRRSRINVNLGSIVTEDCVNIGINGHAPMVAFAICDIVGTPRIMEKVRKAGAKDIRLYGMCCTGGEFIERDLGIPLVAMASSAEMAVATGAFEAIVVDQQDVLPGMMPVAKQFHTKVITTSPSGRKEGAIVLELDYYLRNLDKIYELAEQILDIAIDNYRNRDPKRVYVPKVRAKVEMGFGIEEVMKVFNGSVPEKKVHGLAALVKSGRIRGIVNFGSCGNIRGAVFERNQIIIAKQLIKNDVLVTCHGCSGMGLLFAGLAHPDASKLCGERLREVVEAKDIPPVLHVGACTDSTRAGQVMAYTANAAGVTNPQMPLAMVAADPAAEKTMGARYAFVLQGIETYSCVQDNTIASDRFMDYAGNRLRTMVGAGMNWDPDPYRISEDILRMLDEKRENLGWPVWDYEIGTKEEIEDRIPDTVEIGQNLCTLG; this is translated from the coding sequence ATGTCCGAGAAGAAAAAATATTCGTATGAAGACGAGCTGACCGGCTCGCGCAACGCGCCCGAGTATCGCCCCGGAATGCCGTTGAACGAACGGATCCGCCTGGTGCATCGCCTCAATTACAGCAAGGAGGAGATGATCCGGCATACGGCCAACAGGGCGGTCGCCGAGATGGTCGAGCATATGGGAAAGCACGACATGTGCAGTACGTTCGACCGCTTCGCCCAACAGCACCCGCAGTGCGGTTACGGCCTCACCGGGGCGTGCTGTGCCTTCTGTTCCTACGGGCCCTGCAGGGTGACCGACAAAGTCCCCCTTACCGTCTGCGGCAAGGATGTCCACCTGGTCGTCGCCGGCAACGCGCTGAGACGCCTGGCGGCCGGTCTGTCGGCGCACGGGGCGCATGCCCGCGAGGTCTTCATTTCGCTCAAGGCGGCGGCTTCGGGCTCCGCGCCCATACCGCTGAAGTGCCCGGAGAAAGGATACGCGGTCGCGAAGCTGCTCGGCATCGCGACCGACGGAAAATCGATCGAAACGATCTGCGAAGAGGTCGCCGACCGTTTCATCGACGATCTCCAGCGCGCGCTGCCGGAGGAGCGCCATCGGACACTGGAAGCGCTCGCGCCGAAGGAACGGGTCGATCGGTGGAAAGAGCTCGACATCATTCCCATCAGCGCCTACCACGAGTGTTTCGAGGCGAATAACCTCACGAGCCACGCCACCGACTCGGATTTCGAGAGCCACATGCAGGCGTTCATGCGGACCGTGCTCGCCTACGCGATCACCACGGTCATCTCGACCTCGCTGGCGACGGACATCGTCTACGGCATTCCGCGCCGCTCCCGCATCAACGTGAACCTGGGCAGCATCGTAACCGAAGACTGCGTCAACATCGGCATCAACGGCCACGCCCCCATGGTGGCCTTCGCGATCTGCGACATCGTCGGCACGCCGCGCATCATGGAAAAGGTACGCAAGGCGGGGGCGAAGGACATCAGGCTCTACGGCATGTGCTGCACGGGCGGCGAGTTCATCGAGCGGGACCTCGGCATCCCGCTCGTGGCCATGGCCTCGTCGGCCGAAATGGCCGTCGCGACCGGAGCGTTCGAGGCGATCGTGGTCGACCAGCAGGACGTGCTTCCGGGCATGATGCCCGTGGCGAAACAGTTCCACACGAAGGTGATCACCACCTCCCCCTCGGGCCGCAAGGAAGGGGCGATCGTGCTGGAGCTGGACTACTACCTGCGCAACCTGGACAAGATCTACGAACTCGCCGAACAGATCCTCGACATCGCGATCGACAACTACCGCAACCGGGACCCGAAACGGGTCTACGTGCCGAAGGTGCGGGCGAAGGTCGAGATGGGTTTCGGCATCGAGGAGGTGATGAAGGTGTTCAACGGGTCGGTGCCGGAAAAGAAGGTCCACGGCCTCGCCGCACTGGTGAAGTCCGGCCGGATCCGCGGCATCGTGAACTTCGGCTCATGCGGCAACATCCGCGGTGCGGTCTTCGAACGCAACCAGATCATCATCGCGAAGCAGTTGATCAAGAACGATGTGCTGGTGACCTGTCACGGCTGCTCGGGCATGGGCCTGCTCTTCGCCGGTCTCGCTCACCCCGACGCTTCGAAACTCTGCGGGGAGCGGCTGCGTGAAGTGGTCGAGGCGAAGGACATTCCCCCTGTATTGCATGTCGGGGCCTGCACGGACAGCACGCGGGCGGGCCAGGTCATGGCCTATACGGCCAACGCCGCAGGCGTCACGAACCCCCAGATGCCGCTGGCGATGGTCGCGGCCGATCCTGCCGCCGAAAAGACCATGGGCGCCCGCTACGCCTTCGTGCTGCAGGGAATCGAAACCTATTCCTGCGTGCAGGACAACACCATCGCTTCGGACAGGTTCATGGACTACGCGGGCAACCGCCTGCGGACGATGGTGGGAGCTGGCATGAACTGGGATCCCGATCCGTACAGGATTTCGGAAGACATTCTGAGGATGCTCGACGAAAAACGCGAAAACCTCGGGTGGCCGGTCTGGGACTACGAGATCGGCACCAAAGAGGAGATCGAGGACCGTATTCCTGATACGGTCGAGATCGGTCAGAACCTCTGCACGCTCGGATAG